A genomic segment from Nicotiana tabacum cultivar K326 chromosome 9, ASM71507v2, whole genome shotgun sequence encodes:
- the LOC107763539 gene encoding replication factor C subunit 1: MSDIRKWFMKQHDKGTGNGSMSKNSAPEKPSAEKSPPGNLVQEGQETAGRRKTSKYFATDKVKAKEEKVEEVSAKRKAQNAGGSSSVNEKPPAAKRIHKAEDDDDFVLPASAMGSRGATPAKKSASGSGRGSARKYVISDESDDDLKDTKSDPKPTGRGRGGRAAQTGGKGIPLDESDDDASADKDTKSGGRGRGGKGPSAAPSGGRGRGGGGRGGFMNFGERKDPPHKGEKEVPEGAPNCLAGLTFVISGTLDSLEREEAEDLIKRHGGRVTGSVSKKTNYLLCDEDIEGRKSSKAKELGTAFLTEDGLFDMIRSSKKSKSATQPESKKSVATVVSPAKRNSQNTSDGTGSTATKILAAKELTPSASPAKRKGQAKESSLPWTEKYRPKAIVDIIGNKSLVEQIQRWLESWDEHFLNAASKGKGKKQNDSGAKKAVLLSGMPGIGKTTSAKVVSQLLGFQTIEVNASDSRGKADSKIEKGIGGSTANSIKELVSNESLGANIGRLHHQKTVLIMDEVDGMSAGDRGGVADLIASIKLSKIPIICICNDRYSQKLKSLVNYCLPIVFRKPTKQQMAKRLKQVANAEGLQVNEIALEELAERVGGDMRMALNQLQYMSLSKSVIQYDDIRQRLLSSSKDEDISPFKAVELLFDFNAKNLKIDRRIDLSMSDPDLVPLLIQENYLNYKPSSVGKDDDGLKRMSLIARAADSIANGDLINVQIRRYQQWQLSPAGCLSSCIIPASLLHGQRQTLEQGERNFNRFGGWLGKNSTMGKNYRILEDLHVHLLASRESYLGRANLRLDYFTLLTKKLTDPLKLLPKDEAVENVVDFMDSYSISQDDFDNIVEISKFKGHPNPLDGIQPVVKAALTRAYNKGSKSRVIRTADLISLPGIKKAPKKRVAAMLEPLDEGLAEENGEAIAEDEENSSEPEDIDVEKKLESDLQSLNSKGIQVNVDLKGAGGKKPSAGRGRGSSSSREKGGAESSSKRGGRGSGATKRKR; the protein is encoded by the exons ATG TCAGATATCAGAAAATGGTTCATGAAGCAGCATGACAAAGGTACGGGTAATGGGAGTATGTCCAAGAATAGTGCTCCAGAAAAGCCTTCAGCAGAAAAGTCTCCTCCAGGAAACCTG GTACAAGAAGGACAAGAGACTGCCGGCAGAAGGAAAACTAGTAAATATTTTGCTACAGACAAGGTGAAggcaaaagaagaaaaagtagaGGAAGTATCAGCAAAAAGAAAAGCTCAAAATGCTGGTGGAAGTTCATCAGTTAATGAGAAGCCACCAGCTGCGAAAAGAATTCACAAAGCTGAGGATGACGATGACTTTGTACTGCCTGCATCTGCAATGGGATCCAGAGGTGCCACTCCTGCCAAAAAGTCGGCAAGTGGCTCTGGAAGGGGATCTGCACGGAAGTATGTGATCAGTGATGAAAGTGACGATGATCTTAAGGATACAAAATCTGATCCCAAACCTACTGGAAGAGGGCGTGGTGGACGAGCAGCTCAGACTGGTGGAAAAGGCATCCCTCTTGATGAAAGTGATGATGATGCCTCAGCTGATAAGGACACCAAATCTGGTGGACGAGGGCGTGGTGGTAAAGGACCATCTGCAGCACCAAGTGGTGGACGAGGCAGAGGTGGTGGAGGACGGGGCGGTTTCATGAATTTTGGTGAAAGAAAAGACCCTCCTCACAAGGGGGAAAAG GAAGTTCCTGAAGGTGCCCCAAACTGTTTAGCTGGTTTGACTTTTGTAATTAGTGGAACTCTGGACAG TTTAGAAAGAGAAGAAGCTGAGGATTTGATTAAACGCCATGGTGGTCGTGTTACAGGATCTGTTAGCAAGAAAACG AATTATCTTTTATGCGATGAAGACATCGAGGGACGGAAATCCTCTAAAGCCAAGGAACTCGG AACTGCATTTCTCACTGAGGATGGTTTGTTCGATATGATCCGGTCATCAAAGAAATCAAAATCAGCTACACAGCCCGAGTCAAAGAAATCAGTGGCCACTGTTGTTTCTCCTGCAAAGAGAAATTCACAAAATACAA GTGATGGAACTGGAAGCACTGCCACAAAGATTTTAGCTGCCAAAGAATTGACACCTAGTGCATCTCCTGCCAAGAGGAAAGGCCAAGCTAAAGAGTCTTCACTACCATGGACAGAAAAATACAGGCCCAAAGCTATTGTAGACATAATAGGGAATAAGTCACTG GTAGAACAGATTCAGCGTTGGCTGGAGAGCTGGGATGAGCATTTTCTAAATGCAGCTAGTAAGGGGAAGGGGAAAAAACAGAATGACTCTGGTGCTAAAAAGGCAGTTCTGTTGAGTGGTATGCCGGGTATAGGGAAGACTACATCAGCAAAGGTGGTTAGTCAGCTACTGGGTTTCCAAACCATCGAG gtAAATGCTAGTGATAGTCGTGGAAAGGCTGATTCAAAAATTGAGAAAGGAATTGGTGGTAGTACTGCAAATTCCATAAAAGAACTTGTTAGCAATGAATCCCTAGGTGCTAATATTGGCAG ATTGCACCATCAGAAGACTGTTCTGATTATGGATGAGGTTGATGGCATGTCTGCTGGAGATAGAGGTGGTGTTGCCGATCTTATTGCTAGCATCAAGTTATCCAAAATTCCTATTATCTGCATTTGTAATGATCGCTACAGTCAGAAATTGAAGAGCCTTGTCAATTATTGCTTACCAATTGTCTTCCGAAAACCGACCAAGCAGCAG ATGGCAAAAAGGTTAAAGCAAGTGGCAAATGCTGAAGGCCTTCAAGTCAATGAG ATTGCTCTTGAGGAATTGGCAGAACGTGTTGGTGGCGATATGCGTATGGCTCTAAATCAATTGCAATACATGAGTCTCTCTAAGTCTGTGATCCAATACGATGATATAAGACAGCGCCTTCTAAGCAGTTCAAAGGATGAAGACATCTCACCCTTCAAAGCTGTCGAACT GTTGTTTGATTTTAATGCCAAGAACTTGAAAATAGATCGAAGAATTGATCTAAGTATGAGTGACCCAGATCTTGTCCCGCTTCTTATACAG GAGAACTATCTCAATTACAAGCCAAGTTCTGTTGGCAAAGATGATGATGGTTTAAAGCGGATGAGCCTAATTGCACGTGCTGCTGACTCTATTGCAAATGGTGATTTAATAAATGTACAGATTCGTAGATACCAGCAGTGGCAACTATCTCCAGCTGGTTGCCTTTCGTCTTGCATTATTCC TGCTTCGTTGTTGCATGGACAGAGGCAGACTCTTGAGCAG GGAGAACGCAACTTTAATAGGTTTGGTGGCTGGCTAGGAAAGAACTCTACAATGGGAAAGAATTACCGGATTTTGGAGGACTTGCATGTTCACCTACTCGCTTCTCGTGAATCATATTTGGGAAG GGCAAACCTGAGACTTGACTACTTTACTCTTCTTACAAAGAAGTTGACAGATCCATTAAAACTGCTACCTAAG GATGAAGCTGTCGAGAACGTTGTGGATTTCATGGATTCGTACTCTATAAGCCAGGATGACTTCGATAATATTGTGGAGATATCAAAATTCAAG GGACATCCGAATCCACTGGATGGTATTCAGCCTGTTGTGAAAGCTGCACTGACAAGGGCATACAACAAAGGAAGCAAATCACGTGTTATTCGCACAGCAGATTTAATATCCCTTCCTGGAATTAAAAAAGCTCCCAAGAAGCGGGTTGCAGCGATGCTGGAGCCACTAGATGAAGGCTTAGCTGAAGAAAATGGTGAAGCAATTGCTGAAGATGAAGAGAACTCATCAGAGCCAGAGGATATAG ATGTTGAGAAAAAGTTGGAGTCAGATCTTCAGAGTCTCAATTCTAAGG GAATCCAAGTAAATGTAGATCTGAAGGGTGCTGGTGGAAAGAAGCCGTCTgctggaagaggaagaggaagttCTAGTAGCAGGGAGAAAGGAGGTGCTGAATCCTCGAGCAAGAGAGGTGGCCGGGGTTCTGGAGCTACCAAGAGAAAGAGGTGA
- the LOC107763540 gene encoding uncharacterized protein LOC107763540 → MASFKISLPSSHFSFLNSNPKFTFPKIKSFPLYSNPFCIKCSKRIKRRGKLRYPSEKKKLKQQQEEAQVDVKNKFEGIWRLSKLNVSVHKDPGKDFLDLSDALLQEIAKVLEFPVASMLPQEAFKVVRKSFDARKLQKEPKFVYSVDMDVQKLIDLEPRTWEFISELEPKVGLIEHLPHDRTSGDIMSIVHDCRKLDENASTSESGDMNLCNGSHTYPNYRKPKVAVVGSGPAGLFASLVLAEFGADVTVMERGQAVEKRGRDIGALIVRRILQEESNFCFGEGGAGTWSDGKLVTRIGRNSGSVLAVLETLVHFGAPKKILVDGKPHLGTDKLVPLLQNFRRYLEELGVNIMFGTRVDDLLVKDEHVLGVKVSDSSDNSSHSTSQNLSYDAVVLAVGHSARDTYQMLLSHGVNLVEKDFAVGLRVEHPQELINSIQYSGLANEVLSGRGKVPVADYKVVEYVNAEDIALPSNSGPINRSCYSFCMCPGGQVVLTSTDPSELCINGMSFSRRSSKWANAALVVTVSSKDFSALDLNGPLAGVEFQRMFERKAAAMGGGNFVVPVQTVTDFLDSKLSVTSLPSSSYRLGVRAANLHELFPSHITSSLQHSLLKFDKELPGFISSNALLHGVETRTSSPVQISRSADTYECTSLRGLYPIGEGAGYAGGIVSAAVDGMYSGFALAKSLGLFHGSIESVLGKAQNAGVAKY, encoded by the exons ATGGCTTCTTTCAAAATCTCACTCCCTTCTTCTCATTTCTCATTCTTGaactcaaatcccaaattcaCATTCCCAAAAATTAAATCTTTTCCACTTTACTCAAACCCCTTTTGCATTAAATGTTCAAAGAGgataaaaagaagaggaaaattgaGGTACCCATCAGAGAAAAAGAAGCTGAAACAGCAACAAGAAGAAGCTCAAGTTGATGTTAAAAACAAATTTGAAGGGATTTGGAGGCTATCTAAGCTCAATGTTTCAGTTCATAAAGACCCTGGAAAAGATTTCTTGGATCTTTCTGATGCTTTGCTACAAGAAATTGCTAAAGTTCTTGAATTTCCG GTTGCTTCAATGTTGCCACAGGAGGCATTTAAAGTTGTTAGAAAATCTTTTGATGCTCGGAAG TTGCAAAAGGAACCAAAGTTTGTGTATTCAGTGGATATGGATGTCCAAAAACTAATAGATTTAGAGCCCCGTACTTGGGAATTCATCTCTGAATTGGAACCCAAGGTTGGCCTAATTGAACATTTGCCTCATGACAGAACTTCCGGGGATATAATGAGCATAGTACACGATTGCCGAAAGTTGGATGAGAATGCAAGTACTTCAGAAAGCGGAGATATGAATCTCTGTAACGGATCACATACATATCCAAATTATAGAAAACCAAAAGTTGCCGTTGTTGGTAGTGGGCCTGCGGGGTTGTTTGCTTCACTTGTGCTTGCTGAATTTGGAGCAGATGTTACAGTGATGGAAAGGGGACAAGCCGTTGAGAAAAGGGGCCGTGATATTGGTGCTCTGATTGTTCGACGGATATTGCAGGAGGAGAGCAACTTTTGCTTTGGGGAG GGTGGTGCAGGTACTTGGAGCGATGGTAAGCTAGTTACTAGAATTGGAAGAAACAGCGGTAGTGTTTTAGCA GTTTTGGAAACGTTGGTCCACTTTGGAGCTCCGAAgaaaattttggttgatggaaAACCTCATCTAGGAACTGATAAATTGGTACCACTGCTTCAAAACTTCCGGCGGTACCTGGAAGAGTTGGGT GTCAACATCATGTTTGGAACAAGGGTAGATGATTTACTTGTCAAAGATGAACATGTGTTGGGAGTCAAAGTTTCTGATTCAAGCGATAACAGCTCACACTCCACGAGCCAGAATTTGAGTTATGATGCAGTGGTTCTTGCAGTTGGACACTCTGCACGTGATACATATCAGATGCTTCTTTCACATGGGGTCAACCTGGTCGAAAAAGATTTTGCT GTTGGTCTGCGGGTTGAGCATCCTCAAGAATTAATTAACAGCATACAG TATTCTGGATTAGCCAACGAAGTTTTAAGTGGACGTGGGAAAGTGCCTGTCGCTGATTACAAGGTCGTTGAATATGTGAATGCAGAAGATATTGCCTTGCCTTCAAATTCTGGACCAATAAATCGCAGTTGTTACTCCTTTTGCATGTGTCCTGGTGGCCAG GTAGTTCTAACTAGTACAGATCCATCAGAGCTCTGTATAAATGGCATGTCCTTTTCTCGTCGGTCGTCTAAATGGGCAAATGCTGCACTTGTTGTTACAGTCTCATCAAAGGATTTTTCTGCTTTGGACTTGAATGGACCTCTCGCTGGTGTTGAATTTCAG AGAATGTTTGAACGCAAAGCGGCTGCAATGGGTGGAGGCAATTTCGTGGTACCTGTTCAAACGGTGACCGATTTTCTTGACAGCAAATTGTCAG TGACATCATTGCCGTCTTCCAGTTATAGATTAGGAGTAAGAGCAGCAAATCTCCACGAATTATTCCCTAGTCACATAACCAGTTCTCTGCAACATTCACTTTTAAAGTTTGACAAAGAG TTGCCGGGATTTATTTCCAGTAATGCTCTTCTTCATGGAGTAGAG ACAAGAACTAGTTCACCTGTCCAGATTTCTCGAAGCGCTGATACTTACGAGTGCACATCCCTAAGAGGACTTTACCCTATCGGAGAAGGAGCGGGTTATGCTGGTGGGATAGTAAGTGCAGCAGTTGATGGCATGTACAGC